DNA from Castellaniella sp. MT123:
TAGAATTTTATCATGCAAGAACCTTCCTCCCAGCATCCCGAAAACCCGGACCCCATATCGGCTCGCGCCTCATCCGGCTGTTTTTACAGCGACAGCCCCGGCGAACTAACGGCGGACCGCAATGTCGGCCTGCTCATACGGCACCTGCACGTCTTGCTGCACCGGGTCCTCGACCTGCGCACCCAGCCAATGGGGCTGACGGCGAACCAATGGCGTCCGCTACTGCTGATCCAGCACAAAGGCATCGACACGCCCGCCGAACTGGCGCGCGCCATCAACGTGGACAGTGGGGCCATCACCCGCATGCTGGACCGCCTGGAGGCCAAGGGCTTCCTGCGCCGCGAACGCATTCCCGAGGACCGCCGGGTCGTGAAGGTCGTGCTCACAGATGCGGGACATGCGCTGACCGATCAGATCATGCCCATCATCGCCGATGTCCTGAATCAGCAGCTTCAGGGATTTTCCGAAGACGAGATCCGCATGCTGCTGGCTTTGCTCAAGCGCATGATCGCCAACGGAGAAAACACCCTGCGGCAAGCCAGCGGTTCCGTCTCCGCCGACTGAAGCCCGGAACGCTCCCCGACGATGAAGCCGGATACATCCCACATTACAATTGCCTAGTCAGATATAGACTCGATCAACTACTTTCAGTTTTCTGTCAGCATGAAACCTTTCATCCCCCTGCTGCTGGTTCTGTCCCTGTCGGCCTGCGCGCCCATGGATCCGGGCGCACCCGCCGTACAGACACTCACCGGCACCCAACTCGACCTGCACGGCGATCAGGCCGTGGCCTGGCCCCAGGGTCACTGGTGGACGCGATACCAGGATTCGCAACTGGACGGGCTGATCGACCAGGCCTTGCTGGCCAATCCCTCGCTTCAGGTGGCGACCGCCCGCGTACAGGCCGCGCAAGCGGCAGCCAAAGGCGCACGGGCCTTGCAGTGGCCACAGGTGAACGCCAATTTCCACGCGACCCGCGGGCTCTATAGCGAGAATTACATCTACCCGCCCCCAATGGGCGGTTCCTACCAGACCGACGCCGGGCTGGGACTGCAGATGGACTTCAACCTGGATCTGTGGGGCAAGCAGCGGGCACTCGCCCAGGCGGCGGGTGAACGGGCCGTGGCGGCGCAGGCGATGCGCCAGCAGGCGCGTGTACTGCTGGTGTCCGCCGTGGCCCAGGCCTATTTCCAGCTGCAGGACGCCCTGGCCCAGGCCCAGGCCATCGAAGACATCGTCGGCAAGCTGCAGGAAGCCCTGAACATCACCCGCGACCGCTACAAGAATGGCCTGGGTATCCAGGTCGACGTCGATCAGGCGGATTCGGCCGTCTCCTCGGCCCAGGTCCAGCTCAGCCAGGCGCGCAACAACGTCCAGCTGCTGCACCACCAACTGAGCGCCCTGCTGGGGAAATCCCCGGAACAGTTGCCGGCAATCCAGGCCCGCACGCATCAGGGGCTGCCCGCCAGCGTGCCGGCGCACATGCCCATGGCGCTGCTGGGCCGGCGAGCCGACATCGTGGCGGCCCGCCTGCAGGCTGAAGCCGCTGGCGCCGAAGTCTCGGCCGCCAAGGCGGACTTCCTGCCCAATGTGGATCTGTCGGCCGCGGCGAGCTATCTGTCCCTGGGCCTGGACAAACTCATTCGCAGCAGCAGCGAAAACACCAGCGTCGGCCCCGTCATCACGCTGCCCATCTTCAACGCCGGCGCGCTCAATGCCAGACTCAGCGGGCAGCGGGCCGCGCGCGACATCGCCATTGCCCAGTACAACGAAACCGTGCTGGGGGCGATCCGCGAAGTCGCCGACGCCAGTGCCTCGATCCACTCGCTGCACGAGCAGATCGGCCACCAGGAAGCCAGCCTTAAGGCCATCACCTCGGCCTACGACGTGGCACTGGATCGCTACAAGGCCGGCCTGGGAAATTTCGTGCAGGTGCTGCTGGCCCAGAGCGAAGCCCTGAAGCAGACGGTCCAGACTACGGATCTGCATGCCCGCGCCTACATCCTGGATGTCCAGCTGGCGACGGCGCTGGGCGGCGGCTATATCGAACCCGCTTCAGCCTCCGCCACACCGTCTTCCGCCCCATCCTCGCCCAGCCAGACGACCCCGACTTCCACCGACTGAACCCGATATATCATGACTGCAACCAGTTCCGCCCCACAATCCGCGCGCAAACGTCTGCTCCTGGGCGCGACCGCTGTCTTCATCCTGATCGCCGTGCTTTACGGCATCTGGTGGGCGATCTTCGCCTCGCACTACGAATCGACGGATGATGCCTACGTCCATGGCAACCTGGTGTCCGTCAGTGCCCAGATTCCGGGCACCGTGGTGAGCATCGGCGCCGATGACACCCAGACGGTCACCCAGGGTGCGCACCTGATCACCCTGGACGGCAGCGACACCGAAATCGCCCTGGCTCAGGCCGAGGCCGCCCTGGCACAGACCGTGCGCCATACCCAGACCCTGTTCGTGCAGAACGATACCCTGGCCGCCGACGTTGCCGTGGGCGAAGCCAACGTCGAGCAAGCCGACACTCTGCTGCACAAGGCCCAGAACGATCTGCAGCGGCGCAACGCCCTGCGCGGCTCGGGCGGGGTCAGCGGCGAAGAGCTGCTGCATGCCCAGGTCGCCGTGAAGTCCGCCCAGGCCAGCCTGGCGCAGGCGCGGGCCGGTCTGGCGGCCTCCAAGGCCAAGCTGGCGACCAATCAGGCCCTGACCCGTGGCAGCACCGTCGCCACGCATCCCGACGTCCTGCAGGCCGCCGACCGGGTCCGTCAAGCCTGGCTGGCCCAGGAACGCATCCGCGTGCCGGCCCCTGTGACAGGCATGGTGGCCCAGCGGTCCGTGCAACTGGGGCAGCGCATCCAGCCCGGCACGCCGCTGATGACGATCGTGCCGCTGAATTCCCTGTGGGTGGAAGCCAACTTCAAGGAAAACCAACTGCACGCCATGAAGCCAGGCCAGAAGGTCTCCCTGGTTTCGGACCTGTATGGTAGCGACGTCACCTACCACGGCACTGTGGTGGGGGTATCGGCCGGCAGCGGCAGCGCCTTCGCCCTGCTGCCCGCGCAAAACGCCAGCGGCAACTGGATCAAGGTCATCCAGCGTGTGCCGGTGCGCATCGAGCTAGATCCGAAGGAACTGCAGGAACACCCGCTGCGCGTCGGCCTGTCCATGACGGTGGACGTCGATCTGTCCAGCACGCCGAAACAATCCCCGAACCAGTTCGCCGCACAGAGCACCGACAAGCCGGTCCTGAGCACACCGGTCTACGATCATGACCCCGCCCAGGTCGATGCCGCGATCAAGCGGATCATCCAGGACAACCTGGCATCATGAGCGCTACCCTCGCCCAGGCCGACGACGCGGCGCTCCCTGCCGCGCCCCCGGGCCGCCCCCCCGAAGGCGGCCACCCGCCGCTGGAAGGCAGCGCCCGCGCCTTCGGCACGATCGCCCTGTCGGCCGCCGTGTTCATGAATGTCCTGGATTCGTCCATCGCCAACGTGTCGATCCCGACCATCGCCGGCGACCTGGGCGTCAGCACCACCCAGGGCACCTGGGTGATCACGTCCTTTGCCGTGGCCAACGCCATCACGGTCCCCCTGACCGGATGGCTGACCCAGCGCTTCGGCCAGGTGCGCCTGTTCGTCCTCGCCACGCTGCTGTTCGTGCTCAGTTCCTGGCTGTGCGGCTTTGCCTGGTCGTTCGAATCCTTGGTGTTCTTCCGCGTGCTGCAAGGCGCGGTCGCCGGGCCGATGATCCCGCTATCCCAGGCCCTGATGCTCTCGAGCTATCCACGAGCCAAGGCAGGCATGGCGCTGGCCCTCTGGTCCATGACCATCCTGGTCGGCCCCATCGCCGGGCCGCTGCTGGGTGGCTGGATTTCGGACAATTATTCCTGGTCCTGGATCTTCTACATCAACATCCCGATAGGCCTGGTCGCCGCCTGGGCGTCCTGGCAGGTCTATAAATCCCGCGACTCCCTGCGCACCCATCGGCCCATCGACCGCATGGGGCTTTTCCTGCTGGTCCTCTGGGTCGGCGCCCTGCAGGTGATGCTGGACAAGGGCAAGGATCTGGACTGGTTTGCCAGCCCGCTGATCTGCATCCTGGCCGTCGTGTCAGTCGTGGCCCTCATCTATTTCGTGATCTGGGAACTGACCGCCGCCCACCCGGTCGTCGACCTGACCCTGTTCATGCAGCGCAATTTCACGGCCGGCACGGTCTCCCTGTCGATCGCCTATGGGGTCTTTTTCGGCACGGTGGTGCTGTTGCCCCTGTGGCTGCAGAACACCATGGGCTACACGGCCACCTGGGCCGGCGTGGCGGCGGCGCCCGTCGGCATCCTGGCCATCATCATGTCGCCCATCGTGGGCCAGCTGCTGGCCCGCAACGACCCACGCCGGATCGCCACGTTCGCCTTCCTGATCTTTTCCCTGATCAGTTACATGCGGGCGCAGTACAACACCAACGTCGACCTGTTCGGCGTCATGCTGCCCACCTTCATCCAGGGCGCGGCCATGGCCACGTTCTTCATCCCGTTGACGACGATCTCGCTGTCCGGCCTGCGACCCGACCGGATCCCGGCCGCCGCCGGGCTGACCAACTTCGTCCGGCTGGTGTGCGGGGCATTCGGCACCTCGATCACGACCACGCTGTGGGACAACCGCGCCATCATGCACCACGCGCGCCTGACGGAAGTCGCCCGCCCTGGCGAACCGGCCTTCGACCACATCATGGGTGGTCTGCGGAACCTGGGGGTCGACCCGCTGCATGGCGCAGCCATGCTGGACCAGGTCATCAATCAGCAAGCCTACACCATGTCGGCGACCGACTTCTTCTACGCCTCGGCCCTGATCTTCCTGATCCTGATCGGGCTTATCTGGCTGGCGCGTCCGAAGACGGCGGATCACGGCGGCGGAAGTGCGGCGGCGGGGGCGCACTGAGGCTCGGTGCATGCTCCACAAACCGCGCGGGACGTGACCCGCCCAGGCCATTTGCGGACCCAGAAAAAATTATGCTATAGTTTCGCTTCTTCGCAGTTCCCCGATAGCTCAGTCGGTAGAGCGACGGACTGTTAATCCGCAGGTCCCAGGTTCGAGCCCTGGTCGGGGAGCCACAGAATACCAAGCGTAAATGCTTGAAAAGCTTGAAAAATAACGCCTCTTTCGTAGGGGCGTTATTTTTTTGTCTGGTCAACC
Protein-coding regions in this window:
- a CDS encoding HlyD family efflux transporter periplasmic adaptor subunit, whose product is MTATSSAPQSARKRLLLGATAVFILIAVLYGIWWAIFASHYESTDDAYVHGNLVSVSAQIPGTVVSIGADDTQTVTQGAHLITLDGSDTEIALAQAEAALAQTVRHTQTLFVQNDTLAADVAVGEANVEQADTLLHKAQNDLQRRNALRGSGGVSGEELLHAQVAVKSAQASLAQARAGLAASKAKLATNQALTRGSTVATHPDVLQAADRVRQAWLAQERIRVPAPVTGMVAQRSVQLGQRIQPGTPLMTIVPLNSLWVEANFKENQLHAMKPGQKVSLVSDLYGSDVTYHGTVVGVSAGSGSAFALLPAQNASGNWIKVIQRVPVRIELDPKELQEHPLRVGLSMTVDVDLSSTPKQSPNQFAAQSTDKPVLSTPVYDHDPAQVDAAIKRIIQDNLAS
- a CDS encoding MarR family transcriptional regulator is translated as MQEPSSQHPENPDPISARASSGCFYSDSPGELTADRNVGLLIRHLHVLLHRVLDLRTQPMGLTANQWRPLLLIQHKGIDTPAELARAINVDSGAITRMLDRLEAKGFLRRERIPEDRRVVKVVLTDAGHALTDQIMPIIADVLNQQLQGFSEDEIRMLLALLKRMIANGENTLRQASGSVSAD
- a CDS encoding DHA2 family efflux MFS transporter permease subunit, with translation MSATLAQADDAALPAAPPGRPPEGGHPPLEGSARAFGTIALSAAVFMNVLDSSIANVSIPTIAGDLGVSTTQGTWVITSFAVANAITVPLTGWLTQRFGQVRLFVLATLLFVLSSWLCGFAWSFESLVFFRVLQGAVAGPMIPLSQALMLSSYPRAKAGMALALWSMTILVGPIAGPLLGGWISDNYSWSWIFYINIPIGLVAAWASWQVYKSRDSLRTHRPIDRMGLFLLVLWVGALQVMLDKGKDLDWFASPLICILAVVSVVALIYFVIWELTAAHPVVDLTLFMQRNFTAGTVSLSIAYGVFFGTVVLLPLWLQNTMGYTATWAGVAAAPVGILAIIMSPIVGQLLARNDPRRIATFAFLIFSLISYMRAQYNTNVDLFGVMLPTFIQGAAMATFFIPLTTISLSGLRPDRIPAAAGLTNFVRLVCGAFGTSITTTLWDNRAIMHHARLTEVARPGEPAFDHIMGGLRNLGVDPLHGAAMLDQVINQQAYTMSATDFFYASALIFLILIGLIWLARPKTADHGGGSAAAGAH
- a CDS encoding efflux transporter outer membrane subunit — protein: MKPFIPLLLVLSLSACAPMDPGAPAVQTLTGTQLDLHGDQAVAWPQGHWWTRYQDSQLDGLIDQALLANPSLQVATARVQAAQAAAKGARALQWPQVNANFHATRGLYSENYIYPPPMGGSYQTDAGLGLQMDFNLDLWGKQRALAQAAGERAVAAQAMRQQARVLLVSAVAQAYFQLQDALAQAQAIEDIVGKLQEALNITRDRYKNGLGIQVDVDQADSAVSSAQVQLSQARNNVQLLHHQLSALLGKSPEQLPAIQARTHQGLPASVPAHMPMALLGRRADIVAARLQAEAAGAEVSAAKADFLPNVDLSAAASYLSLGLDKLIRSSSENTSVGPVITLPIFNAGALNARLSGQRAARDIAIAQYNETVLGAIREVADASASIHSLHEQIGHQEASLKAITSAYDVALDRYKAGLGNFVQVLLAQSEALKQTVQTTDLHARAYILDVQLATALGGGYIEPASASATPSSAPSSPSQTTPTSTD